From Vitis vinifera cultivar Pinot Noir 40024 chromosome 14, ASM3070453v1, a single genomic window includes:
- the LOC104881408 gene encoding uncharacterized protein LOC104881408 yields MAQNLNTLLPLLRRLSSQNPNPNLTFSLFLSHLLSRPFSTIPSATPATTPSTTKPSSLSSRLSFVFDQIDQIEKERQSFEQKDQVLQRIRAWRESKPSTDSTADPDEEHKPEPQNERRELGGGVVELAHPWKEWVELMERLVQQNYFDHRRKDEDGLVESLGFGDVKEVVDDFGFDFTRDWKTVQTACLNFGRDRFDILRSLSRQDIQILVGYGCPSEDRKLVFSAKLLRKLVHLDEGDVCSSCSLRSSCEKAYLLTNKEDEARTIDVMRVLLTFGFDPVNGLVTNKSLMKQKSVKNVVRKLLHEVVKLSAVPIDPNLPPPVIKRAPPKVKQPPPPPKKRVGRDDIEMKKGDWLCPKCDFMNFAKNTVCLQCDAKRPKRQLLPGEWECPDCNFLNYRRNMACFHCEHKRPPDEFMENQRQERERGPRTRLEKVASRAGVPNAWNFNFDDDESDGADVAAFEYADSPRMGQDAPLDDRAQGENFRGPDDDFNKGSRLPGGHKREYQDPDVSRPRMGFDDFDDEDDDVDNYELETSSSNPAQKTSSIDFSELEEYSGSEDIEGFDENFPGRHQTKSSKYNKSSRPIHRKAALSGIEDDELDLDSDEELSVNPKWKSSHVADSRQRGRGATGPSRGLSFGSDEELGLGSGTDDDLGEDFGSQSKRNKLGSGRRDRWRGGSDTEDGHFSESNDDDPRSYRSRANKAAPGRRQNNSRGRGDFDFTHDSKFRSNSARGGRRNSFNDDFNRSSPGSRGGKNRGGFRGNDYDGPRMSNRAGNFRDFNGPRRGQRFGSGRGGRDKDFNNRSDKNWDFDHDRPRRQRIIER; encoded by the exons ATGGCACAAAATCTTAACACTCTCCTTCCTCTCCTCAGACGCCTCTCCTCCCAAAACCCTAATCCTAACCTCacattctctctcttcctctcccACCTCCTCTCCAGACCCTTCTCAACCATTCCCTCCGCCACCCCCGCCACCACCCCCTCTACCACTAAACCCTCATCCCTCTCCTCCCGCCTTAGTTTTGTCTTCGACCAAATTGACCAAATCGAGAAAGAACGCCAATCATTCGAACAAAAGGACCAAGTTCTCCAACGAATTCGAGCCTGGCGCGAATCCAAACCAAGCACCGACTCCACCGCCGACCCGGATGAGGAGCACAAACCGGAGCCGCAGAATGAGAGGAGAGAATTGGGTGGTGGGGTGGTGGAGCTGGCGCACCCGTGGAAGGAGTGGGTGGAGTTGATGGAGAGGTTGGTGCAGCAGAACTACTTTGATCACAGGAGGAAAGATGAGGATGGTTTGGTTGAGAGTTTGGGATTTGGCGATGTGAAGGAGGTTGTGGACGATTTCGGGTTTGATTTCACTAGGGATTGGAAGACTGTTCAGACCGCTTGCCTCAATTTTGGACGTGATCGTTTTGATATTTTGAG GTCATTGTCAAGACAAgatattcaaattttagttGGTTATGGATGCCCTAGCGAGGACAGGAAGCTGGTTTTCTCTGCAAAACTATTGAGAAAGCTTGTCCACCTTGATGAAGGAGAT GTATGTAGTTCCTGCAGTCTGAGGAGCTCCTGTGAGAAAGCTTATCTGCTAACCAATAAAGAGGATGAGGCACGGACTATTGATGTTATGCGAGTTCTACTGACTTTTGGGTTTGATCCAGTGAATGGATTAGTCACAAATAAGTCACTTATGAAACAAAAATCTGTCAAGAATGTAGTCCGTAAGTTGCTTCATGAGGTTGTGAAATTGAGTGCAGTTCCAATAGATCCAAATCTTCCCCCTCCAGTAATAAAAAGGGCCCCACCAAAAGTGAAGCAACCTCCTCCCCCACCAAAGAAACGTGTTGGACGTGATGACATTGAGATGAAAAAAGGGGACTGGCTATGTCCAAA GTGCGACTTCATGAATTTTGCAAAGAATACAGTGTGCCTGCAATGTGATGCCAAGCGGCCAAAGAGGCAACTGCTTCCAGGAGAATGGGAATGCCCTGA CTGCAATTTCTTGAATTATAGGAGAAATATGGCATGTTTTCATTGTGAACACAAGCGTCCACCTGATGAGTTTATGGAgaatcaaagacaagaaagggAAAGGGGTCCCAGAACAAGGTTGGAGAAGGTTGCCAGCAGGGCTGGAGTTCCTAATGCCTGGaatttcaattttgatgatgatgaatCAGATGGGGCAGATGTTGCTGCTTTTGAGTATGCGGATTCTCCAAGAATGGGCCAGGATGCTCCTTTAGATGATCGGGCTCAAGGAGAGAATTTTAGAGGGCCAGACGATGATTTCAACAAAGGTAGCAGGCTTCCAGGGGGCCACAAAAGAGAATATCAGGATCCAGATGTTAGCAGACCAAGAATGGGATTTGATGACTttgatgatgaggatgatgatgttGACAATTACGAGCTAGAGACATCCAGTAGCAATCCAGCACAGAAGACTTCTTCAATTGATTTCTCTGAGCTTGAAGAATACTCAGGGTCTGAAGATATAGAAGGCTTTGATGAGAATTTTCCTGGTCGTCACCAAACAAAATcctcaaaatataataaatcctCTAGGCCCATTCATCGAAAAGCAGCTTTATCTGGCATTGAGGATGATGAACTAGATCTTGATTCAGATGAAGAACTTTCAGTTAATCCCAAATGGAAATCTAGTCATGTTGCTGATTCTAGACAAAGGGGTAGAGGTGCAACTGGTCCATCCAGGGGATTGAGCTTTGGTTCGGATGAAGAACTTGGGCTTGGTTCTGGCACTGATGATGATCTGGGGGAAGATTTCGGATCGCAAAGTAAAAGGAATAAATTGGGTTCTGGTAGACGGGATCGTTGGAGAGGAGGTTCTGATACTGAAGATGGACACTTCTCTGAATCTAATGATGATGATCCACGTTCGTACAGATCCAGAGCCAACAAAGCAGCTCCTGGTAGAAGACAGAACAATTCTAGAGGCCGTGGGGATTTTGACTTTACTCACGATTCAAAATTCAGGTCCAACAGTGCGAGGGGTGGCAGAAGAAATTCTTTCAACGATGACTTTAATAGATCATCCCCAGGATCTCGTGGTGGTAAGAATAGAGGAGGGTTCCGAGGGAATGACTATGATGGCCCCAGAATGAGTAACAGAGCAGGCAATTTCCGGGATTTCAATGGACCCAGACGAGGACAAAGATTTGGAAGTGGGCGAGGAGGAAGGGACAAGGATTTCAATAATCGGTCAGACAAGAACTGGGATTTTGATCATGACAGACCCCGGAGACAACGCATAATTGAGAGATGA